The Maridesulfovibrio zosterae DSM 11974 genome contains a region encoding:
- a CDS encoding flagellar basal body-associated FliL family protein, with translation MLFLAVDDFDDSGEDTSPVPTNKATQKVELDLDDAPFLEDEEEEEDIKEEEPEQLDSLEPATVEKKSKTKLFVLIGIVVIILLLSAVLVKLFLFSDPSPQSPPPAVEETMETIPEIPAEVPPPPEEPGVTLLRMEPFWIEQRDDKNHTRFLIARFAMTTKDERVVAEYGRKTLILRDAIYFYLKNKDLQFLSDKKNVDKLKKDLLMVINQYIVAGEFDEILFEKYLVR, from the coding sequence ATGCTCTTCCTCGCGGTAGATGATTTTGATGATTCCGGGGAGGACACATCTCCCGTCCCTACAAATAAGGCTACCCAAAAGGTTGAGCTTGACCTTGATGATGCCCCTTTCCTTGAAGACGAAGAAGAGGAAGAGGATATTAAAGAGGAAGAGCCTGAACAGCTTGATTCTCTTGAGCCGGCAACGGTTGAAAAAAAATCCAAAACCAAACTTTTCGTTTTAATTGGAATAGTAGTCATTATACTCCTATTATCAGCTGTTCTTGTTAAGCTTTTTTTATTCAGTGATCCATCTCCCCAAAGTCCCCCTCCAGCAGTAGAAGAAACAATGGAGACAATTCCTGAAATTCCAGCAGAGGTTCCACCACCACCGGAAGAACCTGGTGTTACGCTTTTACGAATGGAACCGTTCTGGATAGAACAACGGGACGACAAAAATCACACAAGATTTCTTATAGCCAGATTTGCAATGACTACTAAAGATGAGCGTGTTGTGGCCGAATATGGACGCAAAACCCTTATTTTGAGGGACGCAATATACTTCTATCTAAAAAATAAAGATTTGCAGTTTTTATCCGATAAGAAGAATGTAGATAAACTGAAAAAAGATCTACTCATGGTCATCAATCAGTACATAGTTGCAGGTGAATTTGATGAAATTTTATTTGAGAAGTATCTTGTGAGGTAA
- a CDS encoding methyl-accepting chemotaxis protein, which translates to MFRSISTRISSIVAIVVAVATLTTLVFTSTTVEEDMTNAQGRTARNTIRMALLSLQEGKQAIERYRNHAYKERKQSIKDSLDIFSAQLDSCYELYKSGKLSEADAKGAAYNLARKTRYFNNDYFFIYDDKLTSLAHPDRSIEGRNVLHTQDKHNYAFGPDMIRKATLEGGGYLELWWTRLGENNPIPKILYVKSFPHWNWILGTGAYVDDIEASVERQKDGLINDMRKGFSQIRLSETGRLFIFDNEKNVLVAPLGSGPGFGESINLDTGKTLIHDLKEVGKLENWKLNYRILQQDGVEVERQAFVRYFAPLGWYVASTVPLDEISAPVVDLIFKQGLISVIILLFTIGLIYYAVRRICLPIRSVSKAAFHVSNGDLKEAKAVFYQATDKGHLKYVVDSFGTDDESNFDEVDQLVKSIHTMLQTLNSLVSGVQASGDQVTGATLKLGAAINQLEIAVENQATATQELGSTSREISATSQELARTMNESTKVAVSTGDLAAQGMRNLNVMSQTIDTMRDASGGIFSKLSVINSKAANISTVVTSISKISEQINLLSLNAAIEAEKAGEFGQGFSVVAREIRKLADQTAMSTLDIEKIVAEMLSAVSSGVMEMDKFRQQVESGVSNVAALGTGISGVVNQVQSLTPQFEAVNEGMQNQSEGAAQISKAMIQLSETSIQTKDALTEFVSITEYLSNSVSSLEEEVAVFKVEKE; encoded by the coding sequence ATGTTCCGGTCAATCAGTACTAGAATTTCATCTATAGTTGCTATTGTGGTTGCTGTTGCAACTCTTACTACTCTGGTCTTCACCAGCACTACGGTCGAAGAGGATATGACCAATGCGCAGGGACGAACTGCGCGAAATACTATCAGAATGGCACTCCTTTCTTTACAAGAAGGAAAGCAGGCTATTGAGCGCTATCGCAATCATGCTTATAAAGAGCGGAAGCAATCGATTAAGGATTCTCTGGATATTTTTTCAGCACAACTTGATTCCTGCTATGAGCTGTATAAGTCGGGAAAATTAAGTGAGGCAGATGCTAAGGGGGCAGCATATAATCTAGCACGCAAAACCAGATATTTTAATAATGATTATTTTTTTATTTACGATGATAAACTAACTTCTCTCGCACATCCCGATAGATCAATTGAAGGGCGCAATGTATTACACACACAGGATAAACATAATTATGCTTTTGGTCCTGATATGATCAGAAAGGCAACTCTTGAAGGCGGAGGATATTTGGAGTTGTGGTGGACAAGGCTTGGTGAGAACAATCCAATTCCAAAAATTTTATATGTTAAAAGTTTTCCACATTGGAACTGGATACTAGGGACCGGTGCATATGTTGATGACATTGAGGCTTCCGTTGAAAGGCAGAAAGATGGGCTTATTAATGATATGCGCAAAGGTTTTTCACAGATTAGACTTTCTGAAACAGGTAGACTTTTTATTTTTGACAACGAAAAGAATGTGCTCGTTGCTCCACTTGGATCAGGTCCTGGTTTTGGCGAGAGTATAAATCTTGATACTGGAAAAACACTTATTCATGATTTGAAGGAAGTAGGTAAGCTTGAAAATTGGAAGCTCAACTACCGTATACTACAGCAAGACGGTGTTGAGGTAGAACGTCAGGCTTTTGTCAGATATTTTGCTCCTCTTGGTTGGTATGTTGCTTCAACAGTGCCATTAGACGAGATTTCTGCTCCTGTTGTTGATCTTATTTTTAAACAGGGATTGATAAGTGTTATTATTCTGCTCTTTACAATTGGTTTAATTTACTATGCGGTCCGTCGTATCTGCTTGCCGATTCGCAGCGTTTCTAAGGCAGCTTTTCATGTCTCTAATGGTGATTTAAAAGAGGCTAAGGCTGTATTTTATCAAGCTACAGATAAAGGACATTTAAAGTATGTAGTTGATTCGTTTGGTACTGATGATGAGAGTAACTTTGACGAGGTTGACCAGCTTGTTAAGTCTATACATACAATGTTGCAGACTCTTAATTCGTTAGTAAGTGGGGTTCAGGCATCTGGTGATCAGGTTACCGGAGCTACTTTAAAGCTTGGTGCGGCGATCAATCAGTTGGAAATTGCAGTTGAGAATCAGGCTACAGCAACTCAAGAATTGGGAAGTACTTCTCGCGAAATTTCAGCTACCTCACAAGAATTGGCTCGGACAATGAATGAGTCGACCAAAGTTGCGGTTTCTACAGGCGACCTCGCTGCACAGGGAATGCGCAATTTAAATGTTATGAGCCAAACTATAGATACGATGAGAGATGCTTCCGGTGGAATTTTTTCAAAGCTTTCTGTTATTAATTCTAAAGCAGCCAATATCAGCACCGTTGTTACTTCAATTTCTAAAATTTCAGAGCAGATTAATCTTCTTTCGCTTAATGCTGCAATCGAAGCTGAAAAGGCAGGAGAGTTTGGTCAGGGGTTTTCTGTTGTTGCCAGAGAAATCAGAAAACTTGCAGATCAGACAGCTATGTCTACTCTTGATATCGAAAAGATTGTGGCTGAGATGCTTTCTGCCGTTTCATCCGGTGTTATGGAGATGGATAAATTTAGGCAGCAGGTTGAAAGCGGGGTTAGCAATGTTGCAGCCCTTGGTACAGGTATTTCTGGTGTTGTAAATCAGGTCCAGTCGTTAACTCCGCAGTTTGAGGCTGTTAATGAAGGGATGCAAAACCAAAGTGAAGGGGCTGCACAGATTAGTAAGGCTATGATTCAGCTTAGCGAGACATCTATTCAGACCAAAGATGCACTTACTGAATTTGTATCCATCACGGAATACCTTTCAAATTCTGTTTCCAGTCTTGAAGAGGAAGTTGCCGTTTTTAAAGTTGAAAAAGAGTAA